Genomic window (Gasterosteus aculeatus chromosome 13, fGasAcu3.hap1.1, whole genome shotgun sequence):
TGATGTTCATAATCAGAAGGGTTTTGGCATTTCCACCCTGAGATGGATGAACTACATCCCTCTcaggttttatttcattcaaaatccAAAGTATGCTGCTTGTATTTCATCACATGTGTCAGCTTGCTCTGTCTGTATGGCACACAGGGAGTGGAACATCTCGTTCTGATTTATTATCCTTACAAAAACATCTGAGCAAACCTTTAGCTGGTGGTCCTTGGCACCGGTCTTGGCTGCTCTCCCACTGGCTGCCAGGTCCACGAGGTTCAGCTTCCCGCTACTCACACTCCCATTGGTCAGACTTCTGCTTTCAACCAGGATGCAAACAATGAGATGGGCGCGAGAACGCTCCAAATTCATCTCTTGGGAAACATCGGGAACAACATAAAAGGCTCTTAATGATGGGTTACCCTCTGGCCCGCAAATActcattattttcttattattgAACTGGAATCTTAAGACCAGCATTCAGAAAAATTGATGGTTTTGGTTATTATCTCAGAAAATAATGGAAAGTGATACATAATAATTATGAGATTGCAATTTCCTAGGACACAAGAGtcttaaaaaacagtttaaaaaccatataaaacagaaaatgttcaaatttcaaTATGACTTAAATTATCAAATGATTGCAATGAATAATTGAATCGTCCAGATCTTGTTAAGTTGTATATGATTACAAATGGAAGGAAAagtataattaaataataattataattaaaactgtatttaaatgaaataaaaacaatagttAGTAAGGAAAAGTTCACTTATAACCAATCTGGTCcttataatatattattctaCTAATTGTGGTCAATTCATTTTTAGTGTTCCCTCTGATTGAAACACTAGGCTCATCCTATAATGACTCTGGTGACCTGAGTGAGTCTTTAAAACAAAGGGTGTCCTCTTCCTACAGGATGCTGATTCACAGTTTGGCTGCTCAGCCACTCACCGCCCAGTCCAGTAATGATGTACCTAGCTGTCTCTCCGCCACACTGACTGTAACTAACGCAATTAATCCAAACCATTTAGCAGGGCCCGGTTTGAACTTGGCAGCATGGCACGGTACAGAAGAACTCACTGGTGGAAGCGATGTTTTCTGTTGGCGCAGGCCTGCTGGAACAGAGCGCAAAGCTCCTGGGCAGTGGAGGCCCCTTTTTTGTCTCTGCTCCTTGGCCAAACACAgcccctcttctgctcctcttgaTCTCCACCCGCCTTGCCGGACTATGGGACTGGGGCTGTGCCTGGGCCTCACCAGCCGGGCTCACAAACGGGTCCCGCAGCCCGTCACTGTACAACGCCAGCATATGCCGAACCCTGAGGTAAAGGATGGAGGTCGAGGAAAGGAGGCCGTTGAGAGAGGCCATGCAATTGATGTTTCCCATCTCCCAGATAAGATCAAACGACTGTGAAGTCTAATTTGGTGCTGTTCTCCTGTATGATATGGCATTAAAAGATCTTGGCATCTTGGCAGGTGTAGGTCTTCCCAGAACCCCTTAGATACAGATAGAAAGATACAGACATTGAGACCTTGAGAAGCCTCAGCATGGAACACTATGTCAAATTGAAACTCCCTCGGTCCACGAGGTGTCGCCACAGCGACTGTCTTTACTGTCTTTACTTTCTTCTTTGTCCATCTGCTGACGGTCTACTTTATCTCATGCTCTGTGAGCTCTGGTCTCATCCACTGCACTGCAGATAGCATGAGCCTATACAACAAAATAAAGTGCTATGAATAGAACTAAGTCATGAAATCAAGGTGATGTCTAAGACAAACAGGATGCAGAAAGTATTTTCTCCATCCAGCTAAATAGGGAATACAGTATTTAAATTAATTCGATACACGGGTAGTTAGCATTTGGTTTACAGGCTGCATACTTGAACAGCACTTTGTGTACGTCGGTGAGAAGCAGGATGCTGCAGGGTGGCTGAGGGATGGGAGGGATGTGACTCTTCTCTGCCTCCAGCAGCTCAGTGATCTCTCTCCGTCTGCTACGGACTTTCTTTCAGTTCCTCCAGACGCACTTTAGGTCCCTCCAGTGGGCGATCTGATTCATTGCAGGACTGCATATGGACACCCCGACAGCACAGACTAGTCATGAAGACCTGAAACTTCCCTAAAAATTAAAACACCAATGGGAGGGTATCAGGGAGTTCTTAATAATTTGACCATTTTCTAATTATTGTTCCTCTGAAGGTGTCTCAGAAATAATTTTTTGCTATATAATTAGAACCGTAGACAATGCACAGATATGATCAGTAGACTGCCATTGGAACCGATTCCAACCCACTGTTGTCGATCTGGAAGTCCTTTCAGTGTTCACCTCCCTGAACAACTTCCTGCTGATCCTGTGATAATGCTGTCAACACTTCTTGGACTTTCCCTACTCCGTGTCTTGCCATTTGCAGCTCCTGCAGTGCTGACCAGAGTCACAGGAGACTCAGCCTGCTGGTGAACAGTTCCAGCATTTTGCTCTAAAAGAATGACCAGAACAACGTTGGTCTGAAAATTGTgcatgacatttaaaatgtatcctCATATATGGTAACAAGGATGTGCTCCGGTTCAGAGAAGCACAAAAGAGTTTATGAAGACCACCAGATTCCTTAGTAACCTTTTCTCTAAGCCACTGGAGGGCATCCTCATTACTCCTCATTCTATCCGCTGTCTGGTGTTCCACCAGCTGCTCATTCTGTGCAGTCAGGGCCTGCAGGAAAAATGAAGAATACATCTGTACATGAAActgtttaatgtttcatttacatCCCCTGTAAAATGACAGACGAAGGGTGGAGAagagtttgagtgttttttttttaaaacagtaaaaatgGTAGTGAGAACTAAGTGGTCTACATGAGAGTTGCAGAGGCCGGCATCAGATACCAAGGAGAAAGACAGGAATAGGAGTTGATTAGGCTTGATATGTAAAGGCACTTTGGTAGAAGGTACTGAAGGAGAGATTGGCTGACCGTCACTGACCGCAACGCAGTTCTCCCAGTCAGCGTTCTACTTCACAACCTTCTCCTGGCAGAGGTTTTGTCACCGCGGTGAACTTGTTggggttgttttattttgtctggtcTTTTGTCTTGtcctttcctgttttattttgaaatggtaactctcctctcgtttctgGTCACTTACTCTTTTGTTTTGATAATCTTTCATAGTGCCTGCAGTTTTAAGGAGCGTTTTTTTGTTAAGTGGCGTGGCCTCCGTCTAAAAGAGTGCTTACCCAGTATTCTGATAAagttaaaagcctttttgttttcctcctttttattattatatttttatagcTCGTATTTATTTCTCTTCCCTGGAGAGATCCAGTCTTACTAATGAAGACTACAATTCCCTTAAAACCCTGCAACTGTGTCCTGCCGGGCCGTGACAGGTTTAGGATTATCTTCAGTGTTCATCTTGCTCTGGTGATTTGATCTGATCCTCTGCGTGGTCCAGATCACACAATCACCTGTGCATCACTGTTGCGGTGTATTGGGGCCTCTCCTCACCTGGTTCTCTCATGCAGTGGCCTGAAAGACCTCTCCCAGTTCTTGCACCATTGCCAGGTGTTGTCTCTTCATCGCTTTCATGTTCTCAGTTATCTGGTTCTGGATTTGTagtatgcacacaaacacctcaCGTATACACAAAATGGCATCCTGGTTGCCTTGCATATCTATTGCCTTCCAGGCCACACCAGCAGCATCAGTGCAGCCATGTGAGCGTGAAGAAAGAACACAACACAGCACTGACAGGGACTTCATTGTGCATGCCCTCTCACTGAACAACAAACACAGAGTTAAGTCACATGTCTGCTCAAAACACAGTTTCATTAGAGTTTGGAGTCATCTGTTTTGTTGGGTGGTACAACTGGTGGTATAACTCCTGGTCTGTGTGGCTTCCCAGCAGTGATGCTGGTTATTTTACCTCAGTGATGCAGAGCTCTGTTGACTCGTAtggaatgtaatttaatttaatacatattCCACTGTACATACTTTCACTTAATATGTTTACCCTgctatttaattttatttactgtgtctatattgtgcatttttcattcTCACTTTATGtactgtactgctgctattgcaCACAAATTGGGGattaatatttttataattaagTTTATATCCATCTCTATCTATGTATGTCTTGAAATCTTGTTGGCTCTCAGACAGGCTGATCAGCATCACTGCTAGCTGGCAGATTAGACTCTAATGACCCTGCACGAATAACATGCTGTAAATCAACATGCAGTATACagggaaataaaacataaatCCCAGTTAAaccatttacattttatttatagtatttagaacatgttttacattattATGATGATGAGAGATTTGAGTGCAATTTATTCTGTGATTGAATTTTAAATTGGTCATGgtcaaatgtttttggttttggttttggttttcatGTTAATTCACTAGCGTGACcaggttaattaaaaaaaatggaaattccATAAAATGCCCCTGCTATGAATATTTCAACACAGTTGTCTCTTACATTCCCCTcggtccctccctcccccctctgcgtTGCCTCAGACAGGAATGTGGGTGTGCCGTCACGCTGCGACTTTTTTCTCAGAAACACCTTTCACCAGAGAAACAGAAGTTGTGTCAGCATATACAAAGAACAGGTTTTAAAGGTTCTGATAGCTAACTATTGTTTGCActtgtgtaattgtgtgtttgtgtgtgtgtgtgtgtgtggaatgaggGTTGCCCACCTGCAGTGCTGCCCGTGTGCTGCTCGAGCTGAGTGTTGTCAACTATTGCAGACTCGTCCTTCAGCTCTGGAATGCTGCCCGGTAAATCCTCCTGCACGTGGGCTGTGACGGGGGCCCGTCCAGGCCGAGAGGAGGACACTGGGCCGTCATGGCAGTCAGACCTGTCTGTTGTCGCCCAGGCGTCTGAGGAACAAAGAAACAGccagtgggtgtgtgtgaagtgAGGAGGACATTTTGACATTCAAAGCACGGAACGACGTGGAGAGTCTTGAGGCATGGAGTACATTAAGGATGCAAGTACGCATGGATGTAGATTTAGATGACTTGCTAAGGTTCCATGTTAAAGGAAGAACAAACATATTTCATTGTACAAAAACAGAAGATGCGTACATATATCTCATAGACCGGTGCACACAAAACATTCTGCATTGAATTTCTGTAACAGCTAGAGCCCCACCAGCAGTTCTTTATAGCTGGCAGTAAAGATAAATGTGCATACTTCAGTCTTCATACTTCTTGCCAATCTGGTTCTAGCTGACCTTCGTGTTCAGATCTTCAGCCAGACCCACAGTTTGTTCTGATAAACTGTATCTAACTGAACCCTTCAGCCTGCAAAACAGTATTTACTCAGAATAGCTTCTTCTATAACCTATGATATACGATACAGATATTGACATTATGCAGATGAAGAAACACTTTAGgtatttatttgatgttttacaCTCACTTTGCTTGCCTGCGGGGGCCACAGAGTGATGTCTCCCTACTTTCTTTCCCAGGAAGGTCAGTGAATAAGATCCATTCTCTGCTCCAGATGAGTTCACATACATTGTGTATATAACTAGGAGTTGGCTGCTCTTGTTTTTGGTCTTAGTGTTGGAAAATATGCAATATTGTCCAAGATCTGCAGAGAAAGTTAAGGTTAAAGTAGTTTTAAAGGCCCCATAGGCCCTCGAAAGTTGATAAAGTTTAAATTTATATGCAACGTAAGATCACAAAAGATTTTTCTTCTCAGCCTCTCCAAGCAACTATAAACtacaaacttaaaaaaatagaaagtttttttttttaattttactgAACTAACAAATCTCATCTAATCTTACTTGGCAGGAATTGACCCGATGCCAGTAATTTTAGTGGATTAAATATTTGAATTCGCAGTAAAATGACATTTAAGAAACACAAAACGAAACCCATTTAAAAAATTCAAACCATGCATATGATTTAAGAAGAAAACACATTAGCATACAAAGGAATAGAAAACAGGAAAAATAGAACAGAGTAAAGAAGGCCTGCTGATAAAGACTCTACCTGGTCTGATCCCATCGGTGTGATTCACTGTGGTCTGAGAGCTTCTTCTGACCGGGAACGCAAAGAACGCATTGATCCTGAGCAgtctttaaatattaaacctgcAGGGATGGAGTTTCACCGAGTACTGGCTTAAACGCTACAGAGTCTGCTGGTAAAAGGATGACCCAAACGGTCCTcaggtttcctgtgtgtgagatAGAGATTGTAACTGGACGCCatctcgtacacacacacacacacacacacacacacacacacacacacacacacacacacacacacacacacacacacacacacacacatatactttAGTTCATAAACAAACTCACTTCATTTGGCCCCtctggtttttgtttgttttcctggagAGACTGCACACTTTGGCCAGCCATTTGATGAagtgattattttaattattagaCTCATTTAGCAGATTTGGACGACAGCCTGAGCATTTGTTTAATACAACTTACTTAAAAGTTAAATCCACCCACTATGCCGCTTGAATTAGAATGTGTCTTGTATCTCCTGCTCAAAAATCCAAACTCCGCCCTGACCATATTCCATTGTGGATAGACGGTGTGTCACTTTGTCAAATACGACAACTTCAACATGAGGAAATAGTGTAGCAATCAGCACGCGTATACAGATCCCAACAGGAAAAGTGACGTCTTTCAGTACAGAGCATTTTTTTTAGAGGTCATCAAGGTCCTGTGAAGTCTTGTTCATTTGGACTCTCCCTTATAGTGTAATGATAAGGTATGACTGGGCTAAAGGGATGCAGTCATCAGTAATGTGTCGTAATAGTCTGAATAGTCAGACACCTGGGCCTGGCTATGCTGCCATGACAACAACACACCTTAAAGAAATGAATTACCCAATGGCGACTTTTGTTGAGAAATGGTGGCCACTCCTGCAAGTACTTTTAATCTGACGTATACAGGGATTCGGATCAACAGAGAGCAGAACACGGGTTCATTCGATGAGGTTTAAAGTTAACTACCGAGAAGTCAATGCTTGTGCAAGAGGTGAGAGAGGGAATGTCCAGTAACGCCGAGATCGACAAAAGTGACAGGTGGCTGCTTTCTTACTCAGAATGGCACAGACCAATTTCAGAACGGCATGTAGCGgcatggacccgcctcctcatCCATATGCGAATGTCATGTAAATGAGTATCTTTTACAACTTTATGTTCTGTCACTGAAGACTCGAGGCATGTTGGAAAATGTAGTAGTTAGtattatatttaaaacacaCGTTTCTATGAGATCAAGAGGGAAAATACACTGCTATGAATCTCTTTATCTCTGTGAAAGGTGGCCATGGATTGAATCAGACCGCTCACGAGTGCTACATGTGAATCACTGACATACCATTTATATGATTTGAACATGCCATGTATGTATAACATACGTGTCACTCTTGGATGctaaaaaaggtaaataaataaaccgagaacccattttccagtgagtgCTTAATGAAATGAGTCTGTGTAcgtacacacacgttgttccctTTGATTAGTCAGACTGGCTGTGGAAAGTTATCGAAACATTGGCCCAATGACCAGTTTCATTCTATATGAttaaatacagaatccctttatGTTAATTTATAAATTCAGCCAAGGAAGAAAATTGCCGAGATAAAAAACAGATACATGACTTTATTTAAGACACTGTGCTACTTTCAAGTCGTTGTGTTGTGCAAatttctcaataaagttagaaaaaaaacattgagtgcAACGTCATTGTGTCTTCTAGCTAAGGAAGCAGCAATAACATCAAACTTTTTGTTATCGGCACACTGTGGATTCCAGCAGACACGCGTGTTCCTACCACGCAGACTTGtattcaaccccccccaccctcccaccagCAGAAGCAAGCGCGTCACACGTAACGTGACCAAGTGACACAGTGAAACAACAAAACCTCAGATCATATGATACTTTAATCATACGAAACCATAATAGTATATTAGGGATGGATTTCATTTAAACCACATAACACAAGCACATGCCAATAGAGGGACGGTTTATTAATAGAATAAAGAGGCTCTCCTGCGCACTGCAGCGCGCGCTGATGTGGCATCCGGAGGGGAGAATGGGCCGGACCCGTTACTAGGTGGGGTTTATCCCGGGTATAAATgaactctctctccctccctctcaacaACGCCCCAGGAACCTCAGTCAGACGAACTTCTCCGACTCACCGACACGCGGTAAGACGTTTTTCCCCTTCGACGCGAACCTCAAATCCTTTCTCCGGGTGTTCGTTAGAGAGTTTGCGGAAGTTTGGTGCGACGCCTTTAATGTGCGTCTCCTTCAACGCATTGATGCAAACACGAGGGTGTGGTTGGGAAAACGGAAGCGTTAATCTAATTCACTACGAAGGCGGAGTTTTTACTCTATCAATATTAAAACTCATTAAAGGCAGTGGACTTTATTTCTGCATACTATTGTAATGTGTCCTGGTTTGCCTTTGCGTGGCAAAGCGCTTGGAGTTTCCACATGTTTGCGATTATATAAGCGCAAACAACATAAACCCACAGTAATTATGCACAGGGCGTGATCGCTTCAGAAGAGGGtgaagggaaaacaaaatgagttatttctgttttaaaaGGTTTAATAGATAATAAATGTACtcgaggaaaaaaacaactagtgatccatttttttaatacaatctACAATATAATGAGTGATCCCatcttctcttctctgcagGCTCCAGTAATCCCAGTAATCCCACCATGTCTTTCATCCAAGCCTTCCTGCAGCAGACAGTCTATATGGGCCTGCCCGATGACTCAGTACGTACGGCTCTGGTTCTGTTTCAGTTGCCAAGGCCAacaaccttgtttttttttttgatcttcCTGTGTCGGTGGAAATGTTTGGTCAGGCAAAAGAGAGCAAGAGAAGTGtggagagagacacaaagggaaaagaagtaggtggggaaaaggaagagaaaagcagTGGAGCAGAGCGATAAGAAGCAATCTGCTTTTTAAGGGAAAGGTCGACTGGACTCTTAAGGGTTTATGTGATGAGAAAAATGGGCATTCCTGCTGGCGGGTGACTCATTGTACCAGGAATCTGCCCCCTCCCTTATACAGCCAGCAAACATAACAGAGCTCTACTTCTGTTTTCCATGGCTTCTTTAAAGTGAACTATGGGGAAGTTTCATATCGTCGTCCTACGGGACCTTGTTTGTGCTAACGGGCACCTTACTTTTTTGTTGGCATGGAGATGTATGGGCAGGGGCTACACAGGTTTTACGTCTGGCCATATTGTCTCCCACACAACGCTGGTTAAGTATGTATTTACCGAACGCACAATATAATCTGTGTTGTGACTTGCAGCTCCTGCAGAAGGAGGGAACTGTGACTGCAGCACCCAATTTCAACTCCAGTGGCGATGCGGGAGTCTTGGAACAGGCCATCAAGGCAAAAGGTGAACTTGATGTGCACACAGGGAAGCTTTGGAGCATGAGTCAAGATGTCTCCGATTTGGAAACTGTGATTGTGCTAGAAGTCTGGCATGTTGGCCTCCAATGGAAGAACTTTAACATCCTCTGCTGGCCATCATGCACCATTACAGCTCCCAGTCTAATCACCGTTGTAGAAAGTTGATCAATCAGTGCTACcctaagtctgtgtgtgtgtatgtttgtcatACAGATACAggataaaataaatgatgattCTACTTGACAATGTATTCTCTGTGCAGGTGTGGATGAGAACACCATCATTGAAGTCCTGGTGAAAAGGAGCAACGAGCAGAGACAGCAGATCAAAGACGCTTACCAGAAAGCCAGCGGCAAGGTAATTCAAATTGAAtaaagtgtcacacacacacacacacacacacacacacctgcatgttCACATGCTCTCAAATGCTGTACCTGCTAATCGGTTGTTCTTTAGTCTCTGGAATCGGCACTGAAGAACGCTCTGAAGGGAGATCTGGAGGAAGTGGTGTTGGCACTCCTGAAAACACCGGCCCATTACGATGCCCAATTGCTGAAACTGGCAatgaaggtacacacacacacctgaaaacaACCGCTCAAAAGGAACGCTGATATACATAATAACTAATGCTCATACACCAAGCGTATTTGAGGTGAattcatgttattttttttgagCATTTAATAGGATCCACATACATGTATTTTATTGTAAGAGGTGCAAGGTGTGCTTTGTTTGAATGGGGCTAGTAAAGCATGAGGCATCTCTCTGTATCGATCAATCCATATACTTTCATCCTGTTCTCAGGGTCTGGGCACAGATGAGGACGTCCTTATTGAGATTTTGGCTTCAAGAAACAACCGAGAGATCATGGATATAAAAAAAGCCTACAAAGAAGGTGCCTGTCAACAAACCTCAAGCAATGTTCTCCATTAAgctagtgttaaaaaaaaaaaaaaaaaaaagatttcacatTGATAATGTGAAATGTtaattgtttaatgtttttttttatttgggatgtggttttaacattttaaaaagcgcTTTATGCAACCTGATGTCTGACATTTCAAACATAATTTCATATCTATGTTTATATCGGCACTTCTTCATTAAGATTACAAGAAGGACCTGGAGGCTGACATCAAGAGTGACACCAGTGGAGATTTCCGGGCTGCTCTCCTTGAACTCTGCAAGGTACGTGTGTCAACACTCCATTTTAATGTTCTGCATTTCATGCTGTACTTTTACAGGATTTTGAAGACTTTTATTCTGCTAC
Coding sequences:
- the kifl gene encoding uncharacterized protein kifl → MYVNSSGAENGSYSLTFLGKKVGRHHSVAPAGKQNAWATTDRSDCHDGPVSSSRPGRAPVTAHVQEDLPGSIPELKDESAIVDNTQLEQHTGSTAGVSEKKVAA
- the anxa1a gene encoding annexin A1a gives rise to the protein MSFIQAFLQQTVYMGLPDDSLLQKEGTVTAAPNFNSSGDAGVLEQAIKAKGVDENTIIEVLVKRSNEQRQQIKDAYQKASGKSLESALKNALKGDLEEVVLALLKTPAHYDAQLLKLAMKGLGTDEDVLIEILASRNNREIMDIKKAYKEDYKKDLEADIKSDTSGDFRAALLELCKANRTEGVCEQMVDSDARALYEAGEGRKGNNCSVFIEVLTSRSAPHLRKVFERYSKYSKVDMAKAIDLEMKGDIESCLTAVVKCAGSRPAFFAEKLYLAMKGKGTRKSILTRIMVSRSEIDMKRIKDEYKKAYGATLYRAILDDTAGDYEKILLALCGSEN